The following nucleotide sequence is from Fructobacillus americanaquae.
GTTAATTCGGCCATTCCCATGAAGGCAACGGTCAACCAATAAGACCAGGAAGCAAAAGTTCCAGTTTTCTTGCCCAAGTACTTAGACATGAAGGCAATAAACGTATGCTGGGTTGGGTCAGCATACAGCATTTCCCCAATCGCACGCATCACAACAAACATTAATAGGCCAATAACGGCATATGTTAGCAAAATTGCTGGTCCAGCAAAGTGAATCGAATCCCCGGCACCCATGAAAAGTCCGGTTCCAATCGTTCCACCGATGGCAATCAGCTGAACATGACGGTTACTGAGCCCTTTATCTCCCTCAAGAGCTCCGTTATTTTCTGAAGACATGATTTATCTCTTTTAATCCTTTAATTTCGCGTTTAAAAACACTCTTACAAACAACAAATCAATTCACTAGCGAGTGGCTTGATTGTTGGTGACTACATTACTCTTCTACTCGAGAGTAGTTGGCAACATCTTTTAAGACTAAGTCTTTAAAGGCGTCAGCCGACATCTTCTCTGTTGCTTGTTGACCATAGCGACGAACCGTAACCGTTTGGTTATCTTGTTCATCATCACCCAAGACCAACGTATATGGGACCTTTTTGGTTTGCGCTTCACGAATCAAATAGCCCATCTTAGCTTCCTTCGTTTCAACGTTGGCACGCAAGCCGGCTTCCTGCAGCCCTTGCTTAATCTGGTTGGCATAGGCACCATGAGCACCGTTGTTAACAGGAATAATTTGCACTTGCAAAGGTGCTAGCCAAGTTGGGAAAGCACCCTTATAGATTTCAATCAAGTAGGCCGTAAAGCGTTCCATCGTTCCAACAATACCACGATGGAGCATCACTGGCCGATGATTGTCTTGACCATCCTCACCAACATAAGTCAAATCAAAGCGTTCTGGCAACAAGAAGTCCAACTGGATGGTTGACAATGTTTCTTCACCACCCAAGGCCGTCTTGGTTTGAATGTCCAACTTAGGACCGTAAAAGGCCGCTTCACCTGGAGCTTCGAAATAATCCAAGCCCATGTCGTCCATGGCCCGCTTCAACTGCGCCTGTGACTTTTCCCACATTTCATCGTCATCAAAGTACTTGGCAGTGTTTTCAGGATCACGGTATGACAAACGGAAACGGTAATCCGTGATATTAAAGTCTTCGTAGACAGCCATTGTCATCTTCAAAATTGACTTGAATTCTTCTTCCAATTGGTCTGGTGCCACGAAAGTGTGCCCATCGTTCAAAGTCATTTCACGAACACGTGACAAACCAGTCAAGGCTCCAGACTTTTCATAACGGTGCATCATACCCAATTCAGCAATACGCAATGGCAAGTCGCGGTAAGAGCGTGGCTTGTGCTGGTAAACTGAAATGTGAGAAGGACAATTCATTGGACGCAATTCCAAGTACTCGCCATCCCCCATGTCCATTGGTGGGAACATGTCTTCACGGTAGTGATCCCAGTGACCCGAAGTCTTATACAAGTTCAAGTTTGACAAAACTGGTGTGTAAACATGCAAGTAATCGTTGGCCAATTCCTTGTCGACGATATAACGCTCCACTTGGCGGCGGATAGTTGCACCATTTGGCAACCAAACTGGTAACCCTGAGCCAACCTTTTGACTCGTAAAGAACAAATCTAAGTCACGCCCAATATTACGGTGATCACGTTCCTTGGCTTCAGCACGACGTTGCAAATCGGCTTCCAAATCTTCGGCATTCCAGAAGGCCGTTCCATAAACACGTTGCAAAACGGCGTTATCTGATTGACCACGCCAGTATGAACCGGCAACAGAAACCAACTTAAAGTGCTTAATCCAACCAGTTGATGGCACCAAACCACCACGGTCTAATTCAATATGTTCACCTTGAACGGCCACCGAAATCGGCTCGTCTTCAGGCAAATCATTAATCAATTCCACCTTATATGGGTCGTCCTTGAAAGTTTCCAAGGCTTCAGCACGAGTAATTTCATGTGACAAGATTGGCAAATCTTCTTTAACAATCTTCTTCATCATCGCTTCGATTTCTGGAAAATCTTCCACAGAAACTTGGTTTCCAGCACCGTTATCAGTATCGTAATAGAAACCATTTTCGATAAATGGTCCAACTCCGAAGTGTGCATGAGCAAACTTTGGCAAGCGACGCATTGCTTGAGCAAGCAAGTGCGCGGTCGAGTGACGCAGGATGTCCAATGATTCCTCGTCGGCGGTAGTGATTAATTGAAAATCACCACCCGCGGTCAGAGGATCATTCATCCCAACATAGTGTCCATTCAGCTTTGCTGAAACAGACTTTTTTGCCAATGACTTTGCAATGGAACTTGCAACATCAATGGGCTTGATGCCAGCTTCGTAAGACTTCTTAGCGCCATCAGGGAAATTTAATGTAATTTCTGCCATTATGATTGCCTTCTTTCTTTTTTCAAATTGCTGATTTGGAAAATGAAACATAAAAAAACCCTTTGTGCGTTTGCACAAAGGGACGTGTCACCGTGGTACCACCCAATTTCCAGATAAAACCAATATCTGGGTCTTTGAGACAGCTAACGGTGTCAACCGGGTTAACTTTCAATTCCTACTCGCTAACCATTCAGAGGTAGTCAAAAAATTAGGGTCCTGCTTACTTCCACCAACCGTAAGCTCTCTATCAGGACTTGCTAACCTAAGTTATCCTCATCAGCAATTTCTATGATTAAATATAACAC
It contains:
- the thrS gene encoding threonine--tRNA ligase; translation: MAEITLNFPDGAKKSYEAGIKPIDVASSIAKSLAKKSVSAKLNGHYVGMNDPLTAGGDFQLITTADEESLDILRHSTAHLLAQAMRRLPKFAHAHFGVGPFIENGFYYDTDNGAGNQVSVEDFPEIEAMMKKIVKEDLPILSHEITRAEALETFKDDPYKVELINDLPEDEPISVAVQGEHIELDRGGLVPSTGWIKHFKLVSVAGSYWRGQSDNAVLQRVYGTAFWNAEDLEADLQRRAEAKERDHRNIGRDLDLFFTSQKVGSGLPVWLPNGATIRRQVERYIVDKELANDYLHVYTPVLSNLNLYKTSGHWDHYREDMFPPMDMGDGEYLELRPMNCPSHISVYQHKPRSYRDLPLRIAELGMMHRYEKSGALTGLSRVREMTLNDGHTFVAPDQLEEEFKSILKMTMAVYEDFNITDYRFRLSYRDPENTAKYFDDDEMWEKSQAQLKRAMDDMGLDYFEAPGEAAFYGPKLDIQTKTALGGEETLSTIQLDFLLPERFDLTYVGEDGQDNHRPVMLHRGIVGTMERFTAYLIEIYKGAFPTWLAPLQVQIIPVNNGAHGAYANQIKQGLQEAGLRANVETKEAKMGYLIREAQTKKVPYTLVLGDDEQDNQTVTVRRYGQQATEKMSADAFKDLVLKDVANYSRVEE